A stretch of the Poseidonibacter parvus genome encodes the following:
- a CDS encoding DUF1104 domain-containing protein, whose translation MKKKIILFFLITSFVFAKVDYSEMSTQELIAIMGYVKDKNKKQFVRELNSRTSTMSEKEKQNYKNNLPKLNK comes from the coding sequence ATGAAAAAGAAAATAATATTATTTTTTCTTATAACTAGCTTTGTTTTTGCAAAGGTTGATTACTCTGAAATGAGTACTCAAGAATTAATCGCAATAATGGGCTATGTAAAAGATAAAAATAAAAAACAATTTGTAAGAGAACTAAATTCAAGAACTTCTACAATGAGTGAAAAAGAAAAACAAAATTATAAAAATAATTTGCCAAAGTTAAACAAATAA
- a CDS encoding ABC transporter ATP-binding protein yields the protein MNKHISFKYIFKLLLDNKKHLIIGQIITFIAILISVPIPLMLPVLVDEVLLDKPDFFVNTINDTFGVGNGFYYIAIVTLAVIILRLLYFVFTVVITKIFTYISKYVTYKLRVKVLTHLKLVNMNEYESLGSGAISSNLVTDINTLDTFIISIASKFIASILTLIAVAIVIIAIDPILGLMILFIQPIIMILSKKISKKTGVLKKQENQAIEEFQDNVGETLDLFGQIKASNKEEYFFNEAIKKAKKIQITSNNFNYKSVAYERFSFTIFLMAFEIFRSTGLILVEYDSLSIGMMFAMFGYIWFIMTPVQDILSIQYSYASADAAVTRINKILDLDIEKNGNEELCVKEKKVDISIKDLTFSYTEEKNILQNISLNIKSGNKVALIGASGSGKTTLAQIISGFYSKKSGDILYNNISIDKLNRQSLRENIFLVLQMPILFNNTLRFNITMGNENISDEEIFKALKIAQLDDVVLKMTEGLETIVGRHGIRLSGGQRQRLSIARMIIANPSVVIFDESTSALDVHTEAKLFKALEDVLKDKTVITIAHRLSTVKNANMIYVLDDGKIVQRGNHKQLEEEEGHYLEFVKNQLI from the coding sequence ATGAATAAACACATATCATTTAAATATATATTTAAACTTTTACTAGACAACAAAAAGCACCTAATCATAGGTCAAATAATCACTTTTATTGCTATTTTAATAAGTGTTCCTATCCCTTTAATGCTTCCTGTATTAGTTGATGAAGTATTACTTGATAAACCAGACTTTTTTGTAAATACAATTAACGATACTTTTGGTGTTGGAAATGGTTTTTATTATATTGCAATTGTAACACTTGCTGTAATAATTTTAAGATTACTATATTTTGTTTTTACAGTTGTTATTACTAAAATTTTCACTTATATTTCAAAATACGTAACATATAAATTAAGAGTAAAAGTTCTAACGCACTTAAAACTTGTAAATATGAATGAGTATGAAAGCCTAGGTTCAGGTGCAATATCTTCAAACTTAGTAACTGATATAAATACTTTAGATACTTTTATAATATCAATTGCTAGTAAATTTATAGCTTCTATATTAACCTTAATTGCAGTTGCAATTGTAATAATAGCCATTGACCCAATTTTAGGTTTAATGATTTTATTTATTCAACCTATTATTATGATTCTTTCAAAAAAAATATCAAAAAAAACTGGTGTATTAAAAAAACAAGAAAATCAAGCAATTGAAGAATTCCAAGACAATGTAGGAGAAACACTAGATTTATTTGGACAAATAAAAGCAAGTAACAAAGAAGAATACTTCTTTAATGAAGCTATCAAAAAAGCTAAAAAGATTCAAATCACATCAAATAATTTTAACTATAAAAGTGTAGCTTACGAAAGATTTTCTTTTACAATATTTTTAATGGCTTTTGAGATATTTAGATCAACTGGTTTAATTTTAGTTGAATATGATAGCTTGTCAATTGGTATGATGTTTGCAATGTTTGGATATATTTGGTTTATTATGACACCCGTTCAAGATATATTATCAATACAATACTCTTATGCAAGTGCCGATGCAGCAGTTACTAGAATCAATAAAATATTAGATTTAGATATTGAGAAAAATGGAAATGAAGAGCTTTGTGTAAAAGAAAAAAAAGTTGATATATCTATAAAAGATTTAACTTTTTCATATACAGAAGAAAAAAACATTTTACAAAATATTTCACTTAATATAAAAAGTGGGAATAAAGTTGCCTTAATAGGTGCAAGTGGAAGTGGAAAAACTACTCTAGCCCAGATTATATCTGGATTTTACTCTAAAAAAAGTGGTGATATTTTATATAACAATATTAGTATCGATAAACTAAATAGACAAAGTTTAAGAGAAAATATCTTTTTAGTTCTACAAATGCCAATACTTTTTAATAATACTTTACGATTTAATATCACAATGGGAAATGAAAACATAAGTGATGAAGAAATATTTAAAGCTCTTAAAATAGCTCAATTAGATGATGTAGTATTAAAAATGACAGAAGGTTTAGAAACAATTGTAGGACGGCATGGAATAAGATTAAGTGGTGGTCAAAGGCAAAGACTTTCAATTGCTAGAATGATTATTGCAAACCCAAGTGTTGTTATTTTTGATGAATCTACTTCAGCACTTGATGTTCATACAGAAGCAAAGCTATTTAAAGCCCTTGAAGATGTGCTTAAGGATAAAACAGTAATTACAATTGCACATAGATTAAGTACGGTTAAAAACGCTAATATGATTTATGTTTTAGATGATGGAAAAATTGTTCAAAGAGGAAATCATAAACAATTAGAAGAAGAGGAAGGTCATTATTTAGAGTTTGTGAAAAATCAATTGATTTAG
- a CDS encoding PAS domain-containing protein, protein MNSDELKLSVDSFLLSETDEKGIIRYANEEFCQFAEYKLEELIGKPHNIVRHNDMPKAAFKDLWETVQSGKPWKGFVKNTTKSGKYYWVFATVFPFKSCDGSKGYISCRRMASVAEIEKYTAIYKTMK, encoded by the coding sequence ATGAATTCAGATGAACTTAAATTATCAGTAGATTCTTTTTTATTATCAGAAACCGATGAAAAAGGAATTATTCGTTATGCAAATGAAGAATTTTGTCAGTTTGCAGAGTATAAACTTGAAGAGTTAATTGGAAAACCACATAATATAGTTAGGCATAATGATATGCCTAAAGCTGCATTTAAAGATTTGTGGGAAACTGTACAAAGTGGTAAACCATGGAAAGGTTTTGTAAAAAATACTACAAAATCTGGAAAATACTATTGGGTTTTTGCAACAGTATTCCCTTTTAAATCTTGTGATGGTTCAAAAGGCTATATTTCATGTAGAAGAATGGCTTCAGTTGCTGAAATTGAGAAATACACTGCAATATACAAAACAATGAAATAG
- the secA gene encoding preprotein translocase subunit SecA, whose translation MLNVFSKIFGTRNDKEVKRYRKRAQVINALESKYEAMSDDELQDSLNELKNQVQNEEKSLDDVLNDSFAITREASKRVLNMRPYDVQLVGAMVLHDGRIAEMKTGEGKTLVGSLAVSLNALTGKGVHVVTVNDYLASRDAAELEPLYNFLGFSVGAIVGTLKDDDLRKEQYAADITYGTNNEFGFDFLRDNMNYDIEEKVQRDHSFVIVDEVDSILIDEARTPLIISGPTNQKSANYLQAQQIAMTLEKGELIEPKKADEKPITTGDFTVDEKNKSVVLTEDGTEKAEKLFEVDNLYSLENASLSHNLDQALKANYIFEKDVDYVVKDNEVIIVDEFTGRLSEGRRFSEGLHQALEAKENVTIQDESQTLADITFQNYFRMYDKLAGMTGTAQTEATEFAEIYSLDVVSIPTNVPIQRLDKNDLIYKSEHEKFEAVCNKIKELNEKGQPVLVGTASIEKSEALHKILKNKKIPHTVLNAKQHEKEGKIIEDAGQKGAVTIATNMAGRGVDIKLTQEILDLGGLVILGTERHESRRIDNQLRGRAGRQGDAGESQFYLSLEDNLLRIFGSDKIKGIMERLGIEDGEHIESKMVTRAVENAQKKVEQMHFESRKHLLEYDDVANEQRKVIYNFRNDLLKPDYDIDTKLTENRLEYVQTTLSNAEIIDGMPSEDYNYDYIIAKFKEELRLLVTLEDITSESYDELETKLNEIITNVYAKKMEMAAPEQKSEIERILYLQILDNAWREHLYSMDTLKTGIGLRGYNQKDPLVEYKKESYNMFIDLISNIKHEIIKVLFTIQLQNQEDAKKEQEALEKMKEQMEESTENITTNVAQKEVMASEKKIARNDNCPCGSGKKYKQCCGKSGPKRGLAAGN comes from the coding sequence ATGTTAAATGTTTTTTCAAAAATTTTTGGTACTAGAAACGATAAAGAAGTAAAAAGATATAGAAAAAGAGCTCAAGTAATAAATGCACTTGAAAGCAAATATGAAGCAATGAGTGATGATGAGTTACAAGATAGTTTAAATGAATTAAAAAATCAAGTACAAAATGAAGAAAAATCTTTAGACGACGTATTAAATGATTCTTTTGCAATTACTAGAGAAGCTAGTAAACGTGTTTTAAATATGAGACCTTATGACGTTCAATTAGTTGGAGCTATGGTTTTACACGATGGTAGAATTGCTGAGATGAAAACAGGTGAAGGTAAAACACTTGTAGGTTCATTAGCCGTTTCTTTAAATGCTCTAACAGGCAAAGGTGTACATGTTGTTACAGTAAATGATTATCTAGCTTCAAGAGATGCAGCTGAATTAGAACCTTTATACAACTTTTTAGGTTTTAGTGTTGGTGCAATTGTTGGAACATTAAAAGATGATGATTTAAGAAAAGAGCAATATGCTGCTGATATTACTTATGGTACAAACAACGAATTTGGATTTGATTTCTTAAGAGATAATATGAATTATGATATCGAAGAAAAAGTTCAAAGAGACCATAGTTTTGTAATTGTTGATGAAGTAGATTCAATTTTGATTGATGAAGCAAGAACTCCTTTAATTATAAGTGGACCAACAAATCAAAAAAGTGCAAACTATCTTCAAGCTCAACAAATTGCAATGACTTTAGAAAAAGGTGAATTAATTGAGCCTAAAAAAGCTGACGAAAAACCAATAACTACAGGTGATTTTACAGTTGATGAAAAGAATAAATCAGTTGTACTAACAGAAGATGGAACTGAAAAAGCAGAAAAACTGTTTGAAGTTGATAATTTATACTCTCTAGAAAATGCATCATTATCTCACAATCTTGACCAAGCTTTAAAAGCAAATTACATTTTTGAAAAAGACGTTGATTATGTTGTTAAAGATAATGAAGTAATAATTGTAGATGAATTTACAGGAAGATTAAGTGAAGGAAGAAGATTCTCTGAAGGTCTTCATCAAGCACTTGAAGCTAAAGAAAATGTTACTATTCAAGATGAATCTCAAACATTAGCAGATATTACATTCCAAAATTACTTTAGGATGTATGATAAACTTGCAGGTATGACAGGTACTGCTCAAACAGAAGCTACAGAGTTTGCTGAAATTTATAGCTTAGATGTTGTATCAATTCCTACAAATGTTCCAATTCAAAGACTTGATAAAAATGATTTAATTTACAAAAGCGAACATGAAAAATTTGAAGCTGTTTGTAATAAAATTAAAGAATTAAATGAAAAAGGTCAACCAGTTCTTGTTGGTACTGCTTCAATTGAAAAATCAGAAGCCTTACACAAAATCTTAAAAAATAAAAAAATACCTCATACAGTTTTAAATGCGAAACAACACGAAAAAGAAGGTAAAATTATTGAAGATGCTGGTCAAAAAGGTGCAGTTACAATTGCTACTAATATGGCAGGTCGTGGTGTTGATATTAAATTAACACAAGAAATTCTTGACCTAGGTGGTTTAGTAATTTTAGGTACTGAAAGACACGAATCAAGAAGAATTGATAACCAATTAAGAGGACGTGCAGGTCGTCAAGGTGATGCGGGTGAGTCTCAGTTTTACTTATCATTAGAAGATAACTTATTAAGAATTTTTGGTTCAGATAAAATCAAAGGTATTATGGAAAGACTTGGTATTGAAGATGGTGAGCATATTGAATCTAAAATGGTTACACGTGCTGTTGAAAATGCTCAGAAAAAAGTTGAGCAAATGCACTTTGAATCAAGAAAACACTTACTTGAATATGATGATGTTGCAAATGAACAAAGAAAAGTAATATATAACTTTAGAAACGACCTTTTAAAACCTGATTACGATATAGATACAAAATTAACAGAAAACAGATTAGAGTATGTTCAAACTACACTTTCAAATGCTGAAATTATCGATGGAATGCCTAGTGAAGATTATAATTATGATTATATTATTGCAAAATTCAAAGAAGAGCTTCGATTACTTGTAACTTTAGAAGATATTACATCTGAGTCTTATGATGAATTAGAAACAAAACTTAATGAAATAATCACAAATGTTTATGCTAAAAAAATGGAAATGGCAGCACCTGAACAAAAAAGTGAAATTGAGCGAATTTTATACTTACAAATTTTAGATAATGCATGGAGAGAACACTTATACTCTATGGATACGCTTAAAACTGGTATTGGGCTTAGAGGATACAACCAAAAAGATCCATTAGTTGAATATAAAAAAGAGTCATATAATATGTTTATTGATTTAATTTCTAATATTAAACATGAAATTATCAAAGTATTATTTACAATCCAACTTCAAAATCAAGAAGATGCTAAAAAAGAACAAGAAGCATTAGAAAAAATGAAAGAACAAATGGAAGAATCAACTGAAAACATTACAACTAATGTTGCTCAAAAAGAAGTAATGGCTAGTGAAAAGAAAATTGCTAGAAATGATAACTGTCCTTGTGGTTCTGGAAAAAAATACAAACAATGTTGTGGAAAAAGCGGACCTAAAAGAGGTTTAGCAGCAGGAAACTAA
- a CDS encoding nitrate- and nitrite sensing domain-containing protein: protein MFTFLKRLSIANKIKLLTIIPLIFIIVLSLDIFYISYSKKTQLDTVKQIVLLNSKVSLLLHETQKERGASAGYLGSKGLKFKDTLSKQRVLTDNRIKELNSFLNAFSIDEHSVEGKKLMDKALKDLSVINNIRPKIDSLEIEGKKAISYYTSMNSDLLDFIAITSSFAHNPDIITDINAYYNFLMLKERAGIERAIGSSTFARKSFAPGMFVRFSTLVKEQELFLNGFNVYGPKYIDFSEKKMNSQVFNDVQEMREVLLSSDGKEDVQFNIDSGHWFKTITNKINVLKEIDDYISNEIIKEINTLISEEESRMYSLSSLMILIISLTIFFIVFFIKNINSFIYTITDGIEQFMKYLNKEINEIEYIELDTKGPLGDLAKMVNQNIDTINGSLEKDLLCVGEATITLDKMEKGYYGCRVNSVAANPQVRILAKNINRMLDTQQRVIDDILKVLNEYTNYNYLSVIDTNGLEGESKQMVEGINGLGQAITNMLIENKNNGETLQDGSNQLLKNVDELNTASNDAAARLEETAAAVEEITGNISSSTQNIAKMAKNANELTVSANEGEQLANKTVSSMDDINVQVSAISEAISVIDQIAFQTNILSLNAAVEAATAGEAGKGFAVVAAEVRNLASRSADAANEIKALVENANSKSNQGKEIASLMINGYNNLNENINSTLALISEVENASIEQKSGIEQISDAINSLDKQTQINANIASATNDIAVDTSNLAQNVVDSTSTKEFRGK from the coding sequence ATGTTTACATTTTTAAAAAGATTATCTATTGCTAATAAGATAAAATTACTTACGATAATTCCTTTGATATTTATTATAGTTTTATCATTAGATATTTTTTATATCTCTTATAGTAAGAAAACACAATTAGATACTGTTAAGCAAATTGTTTTATTAAATTCAAAAGTTTCACTTTTACTTCATGAAACACAAAAAGAAAGAGGTGCAAGTGCAGGTTACTTAGGTAGTAAAGGTCTTAAATTTAAAGATACTTTATCCAAACAAAGAGTGCTTACAGATAATAGAATTAAAGAACTAAATAGTTTTTTAAATGCTTTCTCTATTGATGAACACTCTGTTGAGGGTAAAAAGCTTATGGATAAAGCTTTAAAAGATTTATCTGTAATTAATAATATTAGACCAAAAATTGATAGCTTAGAAATAGAAGGGAAAAAAGCAATATCTTATTATACTAGTATGAATTCAGATTTACTTGACTTTATAGCTATTACATCATCTTTTGCACATAATCCTGATATTATAACTGATATCAATGCTTACTATAATTTCTTAATGTTAAAAGAAAGAGCTGGGATTGAAAGGGCAATTGGTTCAAGTACTTTTGCAAGAAAAAGTTTTGCTCCTGGAATGTTTGTTAGGTTTTCAACTTTAGTAAAAGAACAAGAATTATTTTTAAATGGATTTAATGTTTATGGTCCTAAATATATTGATTTTTCTGAAAAAAAAATGAATAGTCAAGTTTTTAATGATGTACAAGAAATGAGAGAGGTATTACTTTCAAGTGATGGAAAAGAGGATGTTCAATTTAATATTGACTCAGGACATTGGTTTAAAACAATTACAAATAAGATTAATGTTTTAAAAGAAATTGATGATTATATTTCAAATGAAATTATTAAAGAAATTAATACATTAATTAGTGAAGAAGAAAGTAGAATGTATTCACTTTCTTCGTTAATGATTTTAATTATATCTTTAACTATTTTCTTTATAGTGTTTTTTATAAAAAACATAAATAGTTTTATCTATACAATTACTGATGGTATAGAACAGTTTATGAAATACTTAAATAAAGAGATAAATGAAATAGAATATATTGAATTAGATACAAAAGGTCCTCTTGGGGATTTAGCCAAAATGGTAAATCAAAATATTGATACTATTAACGGGTCTTTAGAAAAAGATTTGCTTTGTGTTGGAGAAGCTACTATTACACTTGATAAGATGGAAAAAGGTTATTATGGATGTAGAGTAAATTCTGTTGCTGCTAATCCACAAGTTAGAATATTAGCTAAAAATATTAATAGAATGTTAGATACTCAACAAAGAGTTATTGATGATATTTTAAAAGTATTAAATGAATACACAAACTATAACTATTTAAGTGTTATTGATACTAATGGTTTAGAAGGTGAATCTAAACAAATGGTTGAAGGAATTAATGGTTTAGGCCAAGCAATTACAAATATGCTAATTGAAAATAAAAACAATGGTGAAACATTACAAGATGGTTCAAATCAATTACTAAAAAATGTTGATGAATTAAATACTGCTTCAAATGATGCAGCAGCAAGATTAGAAGAAACAGCAGCAGCTGTTGAAGAAATTACAGGAAATATTAGTTCAAGTACTCAAAATATTGCAAAAATGGCGAAAAATGCTAATGAATTAACTGTATCTGCAAATGAGGGAGAACAATTAGCAAATAAAACTGTATCTTCAATGGATGATATAAATGTTCAAGTAAGCGCTATTAGCGAAGCTATTAGTGTAATTGATCAGATTGCTTTCCAAACTAATATCCTTTCATTAAACGCAGCAGTTGAAGCTGCAACTGCAGGTGAAGCTGGAAAAGGTTTTGCTGTTGTTGCTGCAGAAGTACGAAATCTTGCAAGTAGATCTGCAGATGCGGCAAATGAAATAAAAGCCTTAGTTGAAAATGCTAATTCTAAATCTAATCAAGGTAAAGAAATTGCATCTTTAATGATAAATGGTTATAACAATTTAAATGAAAATATAAATAGTACACTAGCTTTAATTTCAGAAGTTGAAAATGCGTCGATTGAGCAAAAATCTGGAATTGAGCAAATAAGTGATGCAATTAATAGTTTAGATAAACAAACACAAATAAATGCAAACATTGCAAGTGCAACAAATGATATTGCAGTTGATACATCAAATTTAGCACAAAATGTAGTTGATTCTACAAGTACAAAAGAATTCAGAGGAAAATAA
- a CDS encoding winged helix-turn-helix domain-containing protein, with amino-acid sequence MKELKYLNVLYISNNFMQDIAIEYLNANAKDFILTHNLEDALEILNTKKINIIFSEYNDNAFFSKIRSTNKKVQIIIATDLIKNSHLVNGINLQLTKYLQTPITKENLISTLKDCIQSYDANRSNILKLENNYTYDHYNQVLLKDEEIVLLSKKENDFFKYMTIRVNNTVSYEEIDENIWEGSMTQDALRSVVKELRKKTYKELIKNISGIGYRFNLN; translated from the coding sequence ATGAAAGAGTTAAAGTACTTAAATGTACTATATATATCAAATAATTTTATGCAAGATATTGCAATAGAATATTTAAACGCAAATGCAAAAGATTTTATTTTAACACATAACTTAGAAGATGCTTTAGAGATACTAAATACAAAAAAAATAAATATTATATTTTCTGAATACAATGATAATGCATTTTTTTCTAAAATTAGAAGTACAAATAAAAAAGTTCAAATTATTATTGCTACAGATTTAATCAAGAATTCTCATTTAGTTAATGGAATAAATTTACAACTTACTAAATATTTACAAACACCTATAACAAAAGAGAATTTAATATCTACACTAAAAGATTGTATTCAATCTTATGATGCAAATAGATCAAATATACTTAAATTAGAAAACAACTATACTTATGATCATTATAATCAAGTTTTATTAAAAGATGAAGAAATAGTTTTATTATCAAAAAAAGAGAATGATTTTTTTAAATACATGACAATAAGAGTTAATAATACTGTTTCTTATGAGGAAATTGATGAAAATATATGGGAAGGTTCTATGACTCAAGATGCATTACGTTCAGTAGTAAAAGAACTAAGAAAAAAAACATATAAAGAATTAATAAAAAATATTTCAGGTATTGGATACAGATTTAATTTAAATTAA
- the lolA gene encoding LolA-like outer membrane lipoprotein chaperone, translating to MFYKMIFTIIVFFIAINATADIKNLQSFKADFTQSIKSINNKIIEYKGEVFIKNTGKILWKYKTPIEKNVYILNDFAIIDEPELEQAIYTQLQSEINIIKLLKTSKKINENTYLANIDDIDYLIETSKQIELIKYKDKLDNSVEIKFENQVTNKEIQDSIFKFTAPEHYDIIRK from the coding sequence ATGTTTTATAAAATGATATTTACAATTATAGTTTTTTTTATTGCAATTAATGCAACAGCAGATATTAAAAATTTACAGAGTTTTAAAGCTGACTTTACACAAAGTATTAAATCAATTAATAATAAAATCATCGAATACAAAGGTGAAGTTTTTATAAAAAATACAGGAAAGATTTTATGGAAATACAAAACTCCAATTGAAAAAAATGTATATATATTAAATGACTTTGCAATTATAGATGAACCAGAACTAGAACAAGCTATTTACACTCAGTTACAAAGTGAAATTAATATTATAAAGCTATTAAAAACATCTAAAAAAATTAATGAAAATACATATTTAGCAAATATTGATGATATTGACTATTTAATTGAAACTTCAAAGCAAATAGAACTTATCAAGTATAAAGACAAGCTTGATAATAGTGTAGAAATTAAATTTGAAAATCAAGTTACAAACAAAGAGATTCAAGATAGTATTTTTAAGTTCACTGCCCCAGAACACTACGATATTATCAGAAAGTAA
- a CDS encoding response regulator transcription factor: MKTKLLLLEDDLTLNETIVEYFEDEGYEVTSVYDGEDALCSIYENSFDLLLLDVNVPKLNGFEVLKQIRKEGNETPAIYITSLNSMDSLEEGYDSGCDDYIRKPFALKELLIRIQTIIKREFQAKDDLIKIGENITFDSIANELLCDGEVVKLNFKELKLLKFFLQNPNELLVHDRIYDYVWEYDEEYSDNSLRTYIKNLRKVLGKERIVSLKKLGYRFNQE; this comes from the coding sequence ATGAAGACAAAATTATTATTATTAGAAGATGATCTAACTTTAAATGAAACTATAGTTGAATATTTTGAAGATGAAGGTTATGAAGTCACTTCTGTCTATGATGGAGAAGATGCACTTTGCTCTATTTATGAGAATAGCTTTGATTTATTACTACTTGATGTAAATGTTCCAAAACTAAATGGCTTTGAAGTATTAAAACAAATTAGAAAAGAAGGAAATGAAACGCCTGCTATTTATATTACATCTCTAAACTCAATGGACTCTTTAGAAGAAGGTTATGATAGTGGTTGTGATGATTATATTAGAAAACCTTTTGCACTAAAAGAACTTTTAATTAGAATTCAAACAATAATTAAAAGAGAGTTCCAAGCTAAAGATGATTTAATAAAAATTGGTGAAAATATTACTTTTGATTCAATTGCAAATGAGCTTCTTTGTGATGGTGAAGTGGTAAAATTAAACTTTAAAGAATTAAAACTTTTAAAGTTCTTTTTACAAAATCCAAATGAACTTTTAGTTCATGATAGAATTTATGATTATGTTTGGGAATATGATGAAGAGTATAGTGATAACTCTTTAAGAACATATATTAAAAATCTTAGAAAAGTATTAGGAAAAGAAAGAATTGTTAGTCTTAAAAAGCTTGGATATCGATTTAACCAAGAGTGA
- a CDS encoding HAMP domain-containing sensor histidine kinase, whose product MLQEKRQVLQEYSNKFIFSLKDLHVNFDKYKYYPRADKYNSAIFDSDKKQIFSTLESKDIKFDEVAYTSDNMIHFIEEPESYYLGTKYIVIEIPDDNIWFVKVKNEIIIYSLIAFIFMIIIGYFISKLFLKPMRDALHLLDRFIKDTTHELNTPISAIITNIEMIDKNLLDEKLARKINRIDIGAKTISNIYEDLTFLTLNNKIISQNEHLNLSHIIKQRVEYFKSLASIKKINFELDIKDEIYLYSDIKKISKLIDNLISNAIKYNKISGTISICLKEGYLSIEDTGKGMSDENLSNLFERYSRFDNSVGGFGIGLNIVSLIAKEYNLKLDVKSKLNVGTKIEVKWQK is encoded by the coding sequence ATGCTACAAGAAAAACGTCAAGTGCTTCAAGAATATTCAAATAAATTTATATTTTCTTTAAAAGATTTACATGTAAATTTTGATAAATATAAATACTATCCTCGAGCTGATAAATATAACTCGGCAATTTTTGATAGTGATAAAAAACAAATTTTTTCAACTTTAGAATCTAAAGATATAAAATTTGATGAAGTAGCTTATACGTCCGATAATATGATACATTTTATTGAAGAACCTGAATCTTATTATTTAGGAACAAAGTATATAGTTATTGAAATTCCTGATGATAATATTTGGTTTGTAAAAGTTAAAAATGAGATAATTATATATTCTCTAATAGCATTTATTTTTATGATTATTATTGGATATTTTATATCAAAACTATTTTTAAAACCAATGCGTGATGCCCTACATTTATTAGATAGATTTATTAAAGATACTACTCATGAATTAAATACACCAATTTCTGCAATTATTACAAATATAGAAATGATTGATAAAAATCTTTTAGATGAGAAACTAGCAAGAAAAATTAATCGTATTGATATTGGGGCTAAAACAATTTCAAATATTTATGAAGATTTAACATTTCTTACTTTAAACAATAAGATAATATCTCAAAATGAACACTTAAATTTATCACATATAATAAAGCAAAGAGTAGAGTATTTTAAAAGTTTAGCAAGTATTAAAAAAATAAACTTTGAGCTTGATATTAAAGATGAAATATATTTATATAGTGATATAAAAAAGATTTCAAAGTTAATAGATAATTTAATTTCTAATGCTATTAAATATAATAAAATTTCAGGAACAATAAGTATTTGTTTAAAAGAAGGGTATTTAAGTATTGAAGATACAGGAAAAGGTATGAGTGATGAAAATTTAAGTAATCTTTTTGAAAGATACTCACGTTTTGATAATAGTGTTGGAGGTTTTGGAATAGGGCTTAATATTGTATCTTTAATTGCAAAAGAGTATAACTTAAAACTAGATGTAAAATCAAAGCTAAATGTTGGAACAAAAATAGAGGTAAAATGGCAAAAATAA